A DNA window from Daucus carota subsp. sativus chromosome 3, DH1 v3.0, whole genome shotgun sequence contains the following coding sequences:
- the LOC108212880 gene encoding uncharacterized protein LOC108212880: MNWKNLHGLIDISPFLLYESMGDSEKDSDLNTSSFDDNNTELTHDNEVDDAQSCCSDSSEIYNNDRSQSLKENLNSKKSDQQRMHGDHEYNPNYREYNDNDNDDDDEDDSAINQYCGIRKKGFVFSRSQKKNKGCVDSKMEPMKKEEKDKLFWDTCLAS, translated from the coding sequence ATGAATTGGAAGAATCTGCATGGTCTCATTGACATATCTCCTTTCTTGCTCTATGAATCCATGGGGGACTCCGAAAAGGACTCGGATCTCAATACGTCCTCATTTGATGATAACAACACGGAGCTAACTCATGATAATGAGGTTGATGATGCTCAATCTTGCTGCTCCGATTCTTCTGAGATTTACAACAATGATCGAAGCCAAAGTTTGAAAGAAAACTTGAATTCCAAGAAAAGCGATCAGCAACGCATGCATGGTGATCATGAATATAATCCGAATTACAGAgaatataatgataatgataacgATGACGATGACGAAGATGATAGTGCCATCAATCAGTATTGCGGGATTAGAAAAAAGGGATTTGTTTTTTCGAGATCGCAGAAGAAGAACAAGGGATGCGTTGATTCTAAAATGGAGCCGatgaagaaagaagagaaagacAAGTTGTTTTGGGATACATGCTTAGCTTCTTGA
- the LOC108211129 gene encoding rho GTPase-activating protein 2, translating into MTGMVMLTKGGGCVGKISRKAAATTEAEEQQNQLSLVTLLLDALRKSMFSSCKLVGEDGGEAEFDSSSFVQQMEIGWPTNVQHLTHVTFDRFHGFLGLPVEFQVEIPCRVPSASVSVFGVSAESMQCSYDSRGNSVPTILLLMQERLYSQGGLKSEGIFRINPENSKEEHVREQLNRGIVPQDIDVHCLAGLIKAWFRELPSGILDGLSPEEVLQCNTEEESIELVKQLKPTETALLSWAIDLMADVVEHEDTNKMNARNIAMVFAPNMTQMSDPLTALMHAVQVMNLLKTLIMRTIQERDEASTGDSLTNYSPKSNYSSDRLTDYEDTSCELRASPSIPTEQVDYSTDSEIEEEIESICETEKCVSEQVDDDKENTRNSCELGGPPSNHTEQVDCNVDDENRDEIEPICETEKCFLEQVDDDKENTRNSCELGQSPSSLTEPLDYNTDSDYEDESELLCESEKALFKEVDDGKENTRDGSCEESGDSRKEQETSPRSSRPSTSGGEVLELSVGNIDESNVVQSTSELGEITADLNEVDKLIDSSFPLPM; encoded by the exons atgacAGGAATGGTGATGTTAACAAAGGGAGGTGGGTGTGTTGGGAAGATATCAAGAAAGGCTGCTGCTACTACTGAAGCTGAAGAGCAGCAAAATCAATTATCACTAGTGACTTTACTTCTTGATGCATTAAGAAAATCAATGTTCTCTTCCTGCAAATTAGTGGGTGAAGACGGTGGGGAAGCTGAGTTTGATTCTTCATCCTTTGTTCAGCAGATGGAGATAGGCTGGCCCACAAATGTCCAGCACTTGACCCATGTTACTTTTGATAGGTTTCATGGCTTTCTTGGTCTTCCTGTTGAGTTTCAAGTTGAAATCCCCTGTAGAGTCCCCAGTGCCAG TGTTAGTGTCTTTGGCGTCTCGGCTGAATCAATGCAATGCTCATATGACtcgagaggtaacagtgtgccCACTATACTATTGCTTATGCAGGAGAGATTGTATTCACAAGGAGGCTTAAAG TCGGAAGGAATTTTTCGAATTAATCCAGAGAACAGCAAAGAGGAACATGTGAGAGAGCAGTTAAACAGAGGCATTGTGCCACAAGACATTGATGTTCACTGCCTGGCAGGTCTTATAAAGGCCTGGTTTAGGGAGCTTCCTTCGGGTATTTTAGATGGACTTTCGCCAGAAGAGGTACTGCAGTGCAATACAGAGGAGGAATCCATTGAACTTGTGAAACAGCTAAAACCAACAGAGACCGCTCTACTCAGCTGGGCAATTGATCTCATGGCTGATGTTGTTGAGCACGAGGATACCAACAAAATGAATGCTCGGAACATTGCTATGGTTTTTGCCCCAAACATGACACAA ATGTCTGATCCTTTGACGGCCCTGATGCATGCAGTTCAAGTTATGAACTTGCTCAAAACTCTGATAATGAGAACTATACAAGAGCGCGATGAGGCATCAACAGGAGATTCGCTGACTAATTATTCACCTAAATCAAACTATTCTTCTGATAGGCTGACTGATTATGAAGACACCAGCTGTGAACTCCGAGCATCTCCTTCAATCCCTACCGAACAAGTTGATTACAGTACTGATAGCGAGATTGAAGAAGAGATTGAGTCGATCTGTGAGACAGAAAAGTGTGTTTCCGAACAAGTTGATGATGACAAAGAAAACACAAGAAACAGTTGTGAACTTGGAGGACCTCCCTCAAACCATACTGAACAAGTTGATTGCAATGTTGATGATGAGAACAGGGATGAAATTGAACCAATTTGTGAGACAGAAAAGTGTTTTTTGGAACAAGTTGATGATGACAAAGAAAACACAAGAAACAGCTGTGAACTGGGACAGTCTCCCTCAAGCCTTACCGAACCACTTGATTACAACACTGATAGTGATTACGAAGATGAAAGTGAGTTACTTTGTGAGTCAGAAAAGGCACTTTTTAAAGAAGTTGATGATGGCAAAGAAAACACAAGAGACGGATCTTGTGAAGAATCTGGAGATTCGCGAAAAGAGCAAGAGACAAGTCCTAGAAGTTCTCGTCCAAGTACAAGTGGCGGAGAAGTCTTGGAATTGAGTGTGGGAAATATTGACGAGTCCAATGTTGTCCAGAGTACATCAGAACTCGGTGAAATTACAGCTGACTTGAACGAGGTAGACAAGCTGATTGATTCAAGTTTTCCTCTGCCTATGTGA
- the LOC108215155 gene encoding NPL4-like protein 2, with protein sequence MMIRIRSRDGLERVTIDNPNITISQLKTLIETQLRVPISNQTLSTNQNLLLSKTPQDFTQFTDMSNPHLPISSLGLSHGSILYLAYEGERTVVGPAVKAAPAGSFGKKMTMDDLIAKQMRVSRQENPHCEMVSFDRDTANVFQSYVNETMAFGVKRGGLMYGVVTEEGKVEVDFIYEPPQQGGEEGLVLMRDEGEERIVDAIALGLGMRRVGFIFTQTLSQSKFDYTLSSREVLQAAELQGESELKEWVTAVVKLKVNEDGGADVHFEAFQMSDTCIKLFKEGWFETDIKDGDDPKLSKMKKDVVVGVKDTKEVDNDFFLVVVKISDHQGPLSSTFPIENRNAPVTLRALKSHLDRTKNLPFVKRISDFHLLLLVARFLDVNADVPALAQCVQVQGPVPEGYQLLIESMATAS encoded by the exons ATGATGATCAGGATCAGAAGCAGGGACGGGCTGGAAAGAGTAACGATAGACAACCCAAACATCACAATCTCCCAACTCAAAACCCTCATCGAAACCCAACTCAGAGTCCCCATTTCTAACCAAACCctctccaccaatcaaaacctctTACTCTCCAAAACCCCCCAAGATTTCACCCAATTCACCGATATGTCCAATCCCCACCTGCCCATCTCCTCATTAGGCCTCTCCCACGGCTCAATTTTGTATCTTGCTTACGAAGGCGAGCGGACCGTTGTTGGCCCTGCTGTTAAGGCAGCTCCTGCTGGCtcttttgggaaaaaaatgacTATGGATGATTTGATTGCGAAGCAAATGCGGGTTTCGAGGCAGGAGAACCCGCATTGTGAGATGGTTAGTTTTGATAGGGATACCGCGAATGTGTTTCAGAGCTATGTGAATGAGACGATGGCATTTGGGGTTAAGAGGGGCGGGTTGATGTATGGGGTTGTGACGGAAGAAGGGAAGGTTGAGGTTGATTTTATTTATGAGCCTCCGCAGCAGGGAGGGGAGGAGGGGTTGGTTTTGATGAGGGATGAAGGGGAGGAGAGGATTGTGGATGCGATTGCGTTGGGGTTGGGGATGAGGAGGGTTGGGTTTATTTTTACGCAGACTCTTAGTCAGAGTAAGTTTGATTATACGTTGTCGAGCAGGGAGGTTTTGCAGGCTGCGGAGTTGCAAGGAGAGAGTGAGTTGAAGGAGTGGGTTACTGCTGTTGTGAAGCTGAAGGTGAATGAGGATGGTGGTGCTGATGTGCATTTCGAGGCGTTTCAAATGAGTGATACTTGTATAAAGTTGTTTAAAGAAGGGTGGTTTGAGACGGATATTAAGGACGGTGATGATCCTAAGTTGTCGAAAATGAAGAAGGATGTGGTTGTTGGGGTGAAAGATACTAAGGAAGTTGATAATGATTTCTTCTTGGTTGTTGTCAAGATTTCCGATCATCAG GGCCCTCTTTCATCTACATTTCCTATCGAAAACAGGAATGCGCCCGTGACACTGAGAGCACTAAAGAGCCATCTGGATCGAACAAAAAATCTTCCATTTGTTAAGCGAATTTCCGATTTTCATCTGCTTCTGTTGGTGGCCAGGTTTCTAGACGTAAATGCTGATGTTCCAGCGTTGGCCCAGTGCGTGCAAGTACAGGGTCCTGTACCAGAAGGTTACCAGCTTCTGATCGAGTCCATGGCTACGGCCTCTTGA